AAGGAAACTGGCTCTTGGGCAATTGATTCTTCAGAGCAACTCTTTTAAAAATATTTCCTGGGACGGATATTTCTTCCGTCCCTTTTTTTTATCCTTTTTCACGATGGGCTTTTCTCTTCGAAAGCCCATTCGCAGGCTCGCACTGAGTTCTTTCTTTTTATTTCCATTCCTTTATTAAGGTTTTGCTTTGGTCGGAACTCCGGCAAACACTCCGTTTTCTGGTCGATCTTCCTTTTCGATTCGAAGGCATTTCCGATCTTGATTCTTCTCTCCCTCGAATCAGTCAACTTTCTGTAAGAATGTCTCTTTCTTTCCCGTCTTTCGTTTCTGGATGCATTGCGGAATCCAGATTCTTTTATAAGAATCGGGACTTGTAAATAATTGATTTATAAGGACAAAAATGAATGGAATTTTCCTATTTTTGTGACAATCTGAGCACCTGAATTTCTAAGGTTTCAAGCGAAACGGCTTTCTAATCAAATCGATGCTACCAAATACGATCCAAACCAAGGAGGAAACCTTACGTCGCTTTAATAGGGAATTGATGTCCCTGGCCAAAAATCCGGTTTTGGATAAAGGCGATTTGAATCCTGCGTTACACGTCCTTACGGAATCGATTTCAAGAGCCTTGGATTGTGAACGTTGTAGCATCTGGTTTTACAGTGAGACAAAAACTTCGATTCAATGTCTCGATCTCTTTATACTCTCCGAAAATTCTCACAACTCCGGAATGGAACTCCTTCAAAAAGACTATCCTCGTTATTTCGAAGTTCTCAAAGAAGAACGTTTGATCGTCGCCGACGACGCGGTTCACGACGACTCCACAAAAGAGTTTGCTCCGAATTATCTCGTTCCTTTGAACATTCTTTCGATGTTGGACGCTCCGATTCTTATGGATGGAAAACTTCTCGGAATCATCTGTAACGAACATGTGGGCAAACGCCATGCTTGGACCCTTGAAGAACAAACCTTTGTGGGTTCTCTTGCGGATATGATTCCAAGAATCTTTCAAGCGGTGGAAAGAAAGAAGGCGGAAGAAGAATTAAGAAAAGCGAATGAACGTTTGGAATATACGGTTAGAACAAGAACCAGAATCATTCTAAGTCAAAAGGAGGAGCTCGAACATCAAATCAAGATGGCAAAAAAAATTCAAGGAGCTCTTCTTCCCGCAACTCTTCCAAAATCAAAATATCTGGATCTTCAATATCTTTACGAACCTATGATGGAACTCGGCGGGGACTTTGTGGACTTTCTCTACGACGAGGAAAATTATACGCTTGGATTTTTTATCTGCGACGTTTCCGGTCACGGAGTTTCCGCGGCATTGCTCGCTTCGATGGTTAAGATGTCTTATTCGAACTGGGGGTCGTTTATTCAAAATCCTGAATTTGGAGTCGTTCATATTTACGAATCCCTTGCCGGAAAATTTGCGGGTCATTTTATCACCGCGATTCTCGGAACTCTAAACGTTAAAACCGGGGAAGGAAGAATGACCAACGCGGGTCATTGCCCGCCCGTTTTGCTTCGCAGAGGAAAAAAGCCACAGGTCTTTAATCAAACCGGAGCTTTGCTTACGGATTTAATTCCTTTAAAACTGGAAACCGTTCCCTTTCACTTGGATCCCGGAGATCGTCTGGTTCTTTATACCGATGGGATCATAGAAGCTTTTAATTCGAATCGAGAAATGTTTTCAGAGGAACGTTTGCTTTCCAATTTGGATTCTTCCGAAAACGAAACCCTGGATGGGCTTTGTCAGAAAGTTTTTTCTGAAGTAAATCGTTTTATGGGAGTGGCCCATGAGGGATTTTCGGACGACCTTACGCTTCTTGCTCTAGAAAGAAAATAAACTTTCGTTAGACGACTTCTTCTTATTTTCGAAATGATTTTTAAGAATAATCAATCATTCTTATGAAATAAATTGTTAAAATACGAAAGTAAACGAAAAGTGTAACGCTACTCTTGATTGGAGATTACGGAACTTATGAAAATCGCAGCTAACTATTCCATTCTTCTTGCGGAAGACGATGAAAGCAACGCAGAACTTCTCATTCGTCATTTGGAAAGATTCAATTTCGAAGTGGAACACGTGGTGGACGGAGTCGCGGCTGAAATCAAACTGAGAAAGCAACGTTATGATTTGATCATAACCGATAATAGAATGCCGAAACAAAGCGGACTCAGTCTTTTGGAAAGAATTCCGGAAACAAATCGTGCAACTCCGATTATCTTTTTAACGATAAGCAACGAAAAAGAAACGATCATTCAAGCGGCGCATAACAAAAAACTCATCGCCTATCTTTTGAAACCGGTAGATACTCAAATTCTACTGGAAAAGATTTGCCAAGGTCTTGGAATCCGAATGGATTCTCTCATTGATAAGAAAGCCTTTCCTTTCGAGATGCATCCTTTTTCAAACTCCGGTCACGGAGTAGGGATCGAGTTGAAGGGTTGTCCTTACGGTAAGAGCATTGAAAAACTCGTTCAGGAAATTTCTTTCTTTTTAAAGGAACTTCCAAGTTTGCGCAGTATTGTGATCAAGGTGAATCCTGAATTCTATTATTATAAGAATGGTGAACAATTGCTTTCCACTCTCAGAGACCGTCTTGCGATCAAATACGAAATCAAAAAGGAAGATATCAGCATTCTAAACGAATGAGAATTCTTTGGTAGCTTTCTATACGCGAGCTTTGGATCGAAGACGAAAAACGCTTTTATCCGTTCGGGAATCGTTACTTCGGAAGTCTTAAATTCTTTTTTCGCGAAAGGTTTCCATTTTTTTAATCAGAACGCGAAAAATTCTCCGTAAAAAAATTGGAACCTGAGTTTGGCGTTTTGGTCAGAGGATTAGAAAATGGGAGGAATCCAAATGAAAGGATTTTTTAAAGTTTCCGGTCTGATTCTTTTAGTCGCGGCGTTGTTTGTTGGGGGATGTAGATTTTATAAGTCTCCTGAAAAGAGAGCCGAGTTTGTTGTAAAAAAGATCAGTTCGGAATTGGATCTGAACGATTCTCAAAAGAAAGAACTCAACCGTATTAAGGACGAGGTTCTATCGAAAAGAAAGGAACTGAAACTGGAAGGACCAAGAATTCCTGCGGAAGCCCTTGCAGAGTTTCGTCAACCGACCTTGGATGAAAAAAAGATAAACAAGTCTTTTGAAGTAGAGATGGGAAAGATGACTGAGATGAGACAATTCATGA
This is a stretch of genomic DNA from Leptospira tipperaryensis. It encodes these proteins:
- a CDS encoding GAF domain-containing SpoIIE family protein phosphatase, with translation MSLAKNPVLDKGDLNPALHVLTESISRALDCERCSIWFYSETKTSIQCLDLFILSENSHNSGMELLQKDYPRYFEVLKEERLIVADDAVHDDSTKEFAPNYLVPLNILSMLDAPILMDGKLLGIICNEHVGKRHAWTLEEQTFVGSLADMIPRIFQAVERKKAEEELRKANERLEYTVRTRTRIILSQKEELEHQIKMAKKIQGALLPATLPKSKYLDLQYLYEPMMELGGDFVDFLYDEENYTLGFFICDVSGHGVSAALLASMVKMSYSNWGSFIQNPEFGVVHIYESLAGKFAGHFITAILGTLNVKTGEGRMTNAGHCPPVLLRRGKKPQVFNQTGALLTDLIPLKLETVPFHLDPGDRLVLYTDGIIEAFNSNREMFSEERLLSNLDSSENETLDGLCQKVFSEVNRFMGVAHEGFSDDLTLLALERK
- a CDS encoding Spy/CpxP family protein refolding chaperone encodes the protein MKGFFKVSGLILLVAALFVGGCRFYKSPEKRAEFVVKKISSELDLNDSQKKELNRIKDEVLSKRKELKLEGPRIPAEALAEFRQPTLDEKKINKSFEVEMGKMTEMRQFMTKKALEFHAILTPDQRNKFVDLITEFQKKHHHHDD
- a CDS encoding response regulator, whose protein sequence is MKIAANYSILLAEDDESNAELLIRHLERFNFEVEHVVDGVAAEIKLRKQRYDLIITDNRMPKQSGLSLLERIPETNRATPIIFLTISNEKETIIQAAHNKKLIAYLLKPVDTQILLEKICQGLGIRMDSLIDKKAFPFEMHPFSNSGHGVGIELKGCPYGKSIEKLVQEISFFLKELPSLRSIVIKVNPEFYYYKNGEQLLSTLRDRLAIKYEIKKEDISILNE